A window of the Salvelinus sp. IW2-2015 linkage group LG3, ASM291031v2, whole genome shotgun sequence genome harbors these coding sequences:
- the LOC111952979 gene encoding alpha-actinin-3, with amino-acid sequence MMAVETQAQYNTSYMMSEEHQYMSPEDEWDRDLLLDPAWEKQQRKTFTAWCNSHLRKAGTQIENIEDDFRNGLKLMLLLEVISGERLPKPDKGKMRFHKIANVNKALDFICSKGVKLVSIGAEEIVDGNTKMTLGMIWTIILRFAIQDISVEETSAKEGLLLWCQRKTAPYRNVNVQNFHISWKDGLALCALIHRHRPDLIDYSKLRKDDPIGNLNTAFEVAEKYLDIPKMLDAEDIVNTPKPDEKAIMTYVSCFYHAFAGAEQAETAANRICKVLAVNQENEKLMEEYEKLASELLEWIRKTIPWLENRMAEQQMRAMQQKLEDFRDYRRIHKPPRVQEKCQLEINFNTLQTKLRLSNRPAFMPSEGKMVSDIANAWKGLEQVEKGYEEWLLTEIRRLERLDHLAEKFKQKCSLHQSWTSGKEELLSMKDYESASLMEIRALMRKHEAFESDLAAHQDRVEQIAAIAQELNELDYHDASSVNARCQGICDQWDNLGTLTQKRRDSLERVEKLWETIDQLYLEFAKRAAPFNNWMDGAMEDLQDMFIVHSTEEIHSLITAHDQFKATLPEADKERMATMGIQSEIVKIAQTYGIKLSGVNPYTNLSPQDITNKWEAVKHLVPLRDQMLQEEVARQQANERLRRQFAAQANIIGPWIQTKMEEIGHVSVDIAGSLEEQMNNLKQYEQNIINYKCNIDKLEGDHQLSQESLIFDNKHTNYTMEHIRVGWEQLLTTIARTINEVENQILTRDAKGISQEQLNEFRASFNHFDRKRNGMMDPDDFRACLISMGYDLGEVEFARIMTLVDSNNTGVVTFQAFIDFMTRETAETDTADQVMASFKILASDKAYITVDELRRELPAEQAEYCISRMTRYIGADGPSGALDYISFSSALYGESDL; translated from the exons ATGATGGCTGTCGAAACCCAAGCGCAATACAACACCTCGTATATGATGAGCGAGGAGCATCAGTATATGTCTCCGGAGGATGAGTGGGACAGGGAYCTACTGCTGGACCCCGCATGGGAGAAACAGCAGAGAAAG ACTTTCACAGCCTGGTGTAACTCCCACTTGAGGAAGGCAGGGACACAGATCGAGAACATAGAGGACGACTTCAGGAATGGCCTCAAACTCATGCTGCTGCTGGAGGTCATCTCAG GTGAGAGACTGCCCAAACCYGACAAAGGCAAGATGCGTTTCCACAAGATTGCAAATGTGAACAAGGCCCTGGACTTCATCTGCAGCAAGGGAGTCAAGCTGGTGTCCATCGGCGCTGAGG AGATCGTCGACGGTAATACGAAGATGACCCTGGGAATGATCTGGACCATCATCCTGCGTTTCGCCATTCAGGACATCTCCGTggagg AGACCTCTGCTAAGGAGGGTCTTCTTCTGTGGTGCCAGAGGAAGACTGCCCCCTACAGGAACGTTAACGTGCAGAACTTCCATATCAG TTGGAAGGATGGCCTGGCACTGTGTGCCCTCATCCACAGACACAGACCTGACCTCATTGACTACTCCAAACTGAGAAag GATGACCCCATCGGTAACCTCAACACTGCCTTCGAGGTGGCTGAGAAGTACCTGGACATCCCCAAGATGCTCGACGCTGAAG acattgTGAACACCCCCAAGCCTGATGAGAAGGCCATCATGACCTACGTGTCCTGCTTCTACCACGCCTTCGCTGGCGCTGAGCAG GCKGAGACAGCAGCTAACAGGATCTGTAAAGTGCTGGCTGTTAACCAGGAGAATGAGAAACTCATGGAGGAGTATGAGAAGCTGGCCAGTGAG TTGCTAGAGTGGATCCGCAAGACCATCCCGTGGCTGGAGAACCGCATGGCGGAGCAGCAGATGAGGGCCATGCAGCAGAAGCTGGAGGACTTCAGGGACTACCGCCGCATCCACAAGCCGCCCCGCGTCCAGGAGAAGTGTCAGCTGGAGATCAACTTCAACACCCTGCAGACCAAGCTGAGGCTGAGCAACCGGCCCGCCTTCATGCCCTCCGAGGGAAAGATGGTCTCG GACATAGCCAATGCATGGAAGGGTCTGGAGCAGGTGGAGAAGGGatatgaggagtggcttcttacTGAGATCAGACGTCTGGAGAGACTGGACCACCTGGCTGAGAAGTTCAAGCAGAAGTGTTCCCTGCACCAGTCCTGGACCTCAG GTAAAGAAGAGCTGCTGTCCATGAAGGACTATGAGTCGGCCTCTCTGATGGAAATCAGAGCTCTGATGAGGAAACACGAGGCYTTTGAGTCTGACCTGGCCGCCCACCAGGACAGAGTGGAGCAGATCGCTGCTATCGCCCAGGAGCTCAA TGAGCTGGACTACCATGACGCATCCTCTGTGAACGCCCGCTGCCAGGGCATCTGTGACCAGTGGGACAACCTGGGTACGCTGACGCAGAAGAGGAGGGACTCCCTGGAG CGCGTAGAGAAACTGTGGGAGACCATTGACCAGCTGTACCTGGAGTTCGCCAAGAGGGCGGCGCCCTTCAACAACTGGATGGACGGAGCCATGGAGGATCTGCAGGACATGTTTATCGTCCACAGCACCGAGGAGAtccat tctctgATTACAGCCCATGACCAGTTCAAGGCCACCCTACCAGAGGCTGATAAGGAACGCATGGCCACCATGGGCATCCAGAGCGAGATTGTGAAGATCGCTCAGACTTACGGCATCAAGCTGTCAGGAGTCAACCCCTACACCAACCTCTCCCCCCAGGATATCACTAACAAGTGGGAGGCA GTGAAGCACCTTGTTCCTCTCAGGGACCAGATGCTGCAGGAGGAGGTAGCCAGACAGCAGGCCAACGAGAGGCTGAGGCGCCAGTTCGCTGCCCAGGCCAACATCATCGGACCCTGGATCCAGACCAAGATGGAG GAGATTGGTCATGTGTCTGTGGACATCGCCGGTTCTCTAGAGGAACAGATGAACAATCTCAAGCAGTATGAACAAAACATTATCAACTACAAGTGTAACATCGACAAACTGGAGGGAGACCACCAGCTCAGCCAGGAGTCCCTCATCTTTGACAACAAACACACCAACTACACCATGGAG caTATCCGTGTGGGCTGGGAGCAGCTGCTGACCACCATCGCCCGCACCATCAACGAGGTGGAGAACCAGATTCTGACCCGCGATGCCAAGGGTATCAGCCAGGAGCAGCTCAACGAGTTCAGAGCCTCCTTCAATCACTTCgacagg AAGAGAAATGGCATGATGGACCCCGACGACTTCCGTGCCTGTCTCATCTCCATGGGTTACGATCTG GGTGAGGTGGAGTTTGCCCGCATCATGACCTTGGTGGATTCAAACAACACAGGCGTGGTCACCTTCCAGGCCTTCATCGACTTCATGACCCGTGAGACGGCCGAGACAGACACCGCTGACCAGGTCATGGCTTCCTTTAAGATCCTGGCCTCCGACAAG gccTACATCACGGTTGACGAGCTGCGCAGAGAGCTGCCCGCAGAGCAGGCCGAGTACTGCATCAGCCGCATGACCAG GTACATTGGAGCCGACGGCCCATCCGGAGCCCTCGACTACATCTCTTTCTCCAGCGCACTCTATGGAGAGAGCGACTTGTAA